The following proteins are encoded in a genomic region of Paracoccus sp. MBLB3053:
- a CDS encoding Lrp/AsnC family transcriptional regulator, with protein sequence MLKLDRIDIRILHELQRNGRITNVELAELVHLSPSPCLMRVKKLQQAGYITGYSAQINVAKLGPTLTVFTEVTLKNHRQIDFARFQEALMKVEECIECHLISGGYDYLLKFVTAGITEYQAIMEGLIDREIGIDKYFSFVVMKSPFVKSHLPLKNIFQL encoded by the coding sequence ATGCTGAAACTCGACCGCATCGACATCCGCATCCTGCATGAGTTGCAACGCAACGGAAGGATCACGAATGTCGAGCTGGCAGAGCTGGTCCATCTTTCGCCTAGCCCGTGCCTGATGCGGGTCAAGAAGCTGCAGCAGGCGGGATACATCACCGGCTATTCCGCGCAGATCAATGTCGCGAAACTGGGTCCCACGCTGACCGTCTTTACGGAAGTCACGCTCAAGAACCACCGCCAGATCGACTTTGCCCGCTTTCAGGAGGCGCTGATGAAGGTCGAGGAATGCATCGAATGCCACCTGATTTCGGGCGGGTACGATTACCTGCTGAAATTCGTGACGGCGGGTATCACCGAATATCAGGCCATCATGGAGGGCCTGATCGACCGCGAGATCGGCATCGACAAGTATTTCAGCTTCGTGGTGATGAAATCGCCCTTCGTGAAGAGCCATCTGCCGCTGAAAAACATCTTCCAGCTTTAG
- a CDS encoding NAD(P)/FAD-dependent oxidoreductase, translated as MRVPLMQITTRTDLPDRADVVVIGGGIVGTCAAYYLARRGVSVVLLEKGAIGAEQSSRNWGWCRQQNRDARELPISTKSLDLWDRFAADIGEDVGFRRCGLLYLSNDEAELEGWARWRDFARGEGVVTHMLTPQEAAERGRATGKAWKGGVFSPSDGTADPSRAAPVIALGIERLGGRVVQRCAARGLELEGGAVAAVVTEKGVIRTRNVVMSGGAWASSFLHQLGLRFPQASVRSSILSVGPGATLPDAVHTSRVSVTRRGDGSYTLAVSGAARVDVTPRQMRYWSSFLPMFFKRRKSLAPGGTQGWASGHETLRRWRMDRETPMERMRVLDPRPDMGQIELTLSRARELFPALAGSSVAASWAGYIDSTPDGVPAIGETRIPGLVLAAGFSGHGFGIGPGAGHLIADLLTGQNPIVDPKPYAPSRLDGSAWGKVADF; from the coding sequence ATGCGTGTCCCACTGATGCAGATCACCACCCGGACCGACCTGCCCGACCGGGCCGACGTGGTCGTGATCGGCGGCGGAATTGTCGGGACCTGTGCGGCATATTACCTTGCGCGCCGCGGTGTCTCGGTCGTTCTGCTGGAAAAGGGTGCGATCGGCGCCGAGCAGTCCAGCCGCAATTGGGGATGGTGCCGCCAACAGAACCGCGATGCGCGCGAGCTGCCCATATCGACGAAAAGCCTCGACCTCTGGGACAGGTTCGCGGCCGATATCGGAGAAGATGTCGGCTTCAGGCGTTGCGGGCTCTTGTATCTTTCGAATGACGAGGCCGAGCTTGAGGGCTGGGCACGCTGGCGGGATTTCGCCCGCGGCGAAGGCGTCGTCACCCATATGCTGACGCCGCAGGAAGCCGCCGAACGTGGCCGGGCCACCGGAAAGGCATGGAAGGGCGGCGTCTTTTCACCTTCGGACGGCACCGCCGATCCAAGCCGCGCCGCCCCCGTGATCGCGCTTGGGATCGAGCGACTTGGTGGGCGGGTCGTGCAGCGCTGTGCCGCCCGCGGCCTTGAACTCGAGGGCGGCGCGGTTGCCGCCGTGGTGACGGAAAAGGGCGTGATCCGGACCCGGAACGTGGTGATGTCGGGGGGGGCCTGGGCATCGTCATTCCTGCACCAACTGGGGCTGCGCTTTCCGCAGGCCAGCGTCCGTTCCTCGATCCTGTCGGTCGGGCCCGGTGCGACCCTGCCCGATGCCGTTCACACCAGCCGCGTCTCGGTGACCCGACGCGGCGATGGCAGCTATACGCTTGCCGTATCGGGCGCGGCACGCGTCGACGTGACGCCGCGACAGATGCGCTATTGGTCAAGCTTCCTGCCGATGTTCTTCAAACGCAGGAAATCCCTGGCCCCGGGTGGAACGCAAGGCTGGGCTTCGGGGCACGAAACTCTGCGACGCTGGAGGATGGACAGGGAAACGCCGATGGAGCGGATGCGGGTGCTGGACCCGCGGCCCGATATGGGACAGATCGAGCTGACCCTGTCCCGGGCACGCGAGCTCTTCCCTGCGCTGGCGGGGTCTTCGGTGGCGGCAAGCTGGGCCGGATATATCGACAGCACGCCCGACGGCGTCCCGGCGATCGGCGAAACACGCATCCCGGGGCTCGTCCTGGCTGCGGGCTTCAGCGGCCATGGCTTCGGCATCGGCCCCGGCGCGGGTCATCTGATCGCGGATCTGCTGACAGGGCAAAATCCGATCGTCGACCCCAAACCCTATGCCCCGTCGCGTCTCGACGGATCGGCCTGGGGAAAGGTCGCGGATTTCTAG
- a CDS encoding GNAT family N-acetyltransferase, whose translation MEIAETIEIAGYELSLERMTVDDIPRLHELSVAVSWPHRADDWEMVIGLGQGWVVRDPIGRVFGSAMWFPYSDSVASIGMVITSPRLQEHGAGGWLMRHILNETRGRARVLNATKQAFRLYVSLGFKTLATVYQMNGIVTAAPAFAPIARPMRASDADAVLQLDRDAMGVARPEVMQAMLAVSDGMVIERAGRIAGFALMRHFGRGRVIGPIVAESDADAIALCGPFIAGHQGEFLRVDTREVDGTFKDFLTSSGIVQYDTVQRMSLETLPDPVGPARTYGLINQALG comes from the coding sequence TTGGAAATTGCGGAGACGATCGAAATCGCTGGCTACGAGCTGAGCCTCGAACGGATGACCGTTGACGACATTCCCCGGCTGCACGAGCTCTCGGTCGCCGTCAGCTGGCCGCATCGCGCGGATGACTGGGAAATGGTGATCGGGCTGGGGCAGGGCTGGGTTGTTCGCGACCCGATCGGCAGGGTCTTCGGATCGGCGATGTGGTTTCCCTATTCCGACAGCGTCGCCTCGATCGGGATGGTCATCACCTCGCCCCGTCTGCAGGAACACGGCGCGGGCGGGTGGTTGATGCGCCATATCCTGAACGAAACGCGGGGTCGGGCACGCGTGCTCAATGCGACAAAGCAGGCGTTCCGGCTGTATGTCTCGCTGGGATTCAAGACGCTGGCGACGGTTTATCAGATGAACGGGATCGTCACGGCAGCGCCGGCCTTCGCGCCGATCGCGCGGCCGATGCGGGCCAGCGACGCCGATGCGGTGCTGCAGCTTGATCGCGATGCCATGGGGGTTGCCCGCCCCGAAGTCATGCAAGCGATGCTTGCGGTGTCGGATGGCATGGTGATCGAGCGGGCAGGACGGATCGCGGGCTTTGCCTTGATGCGGCATTTCGGGCGCGGGCGGGTGATCGGCCCGATCGTGGCCGAAAGCGATGCCGACGCGATCGCCTTGTGTGGCCCCTTCATCGCAGGTCATCAAGGGGAGTTCCTGCGGGTCGATACGCGCGAGGTCGATGGCACGTTCAAGGACTTCCTGACCAGTTCCGGCATCGTGCAATATGACACGGTCCAGCGCATGTCGCTGGAAACCTTGCCCGATCCGGTGGGCCCCGCCAGAACTTACGGGCTCATCAACCAGGCTCTGGGCTGA
- a CDS encoding GMC family oxidoreductase, giving the protein MQADVVILGGGSSGCVMAARLSEDPSRRVVLVEAGRDISEAEMPDEIRSRYPGRAYLDPRNIWAGLSASYGPSAARRYEQAQILGGGSAINALMSNRGAPSDYAEWVEAGATGWGWDDVLAVFRRIEADRDEDGPYHGKSGPLVLRRASDRALSPFVRHVMETLDARGHPVRPDQNGEWQDGTFRGVTAISDKGERQPASVVWLTPEVRRRPNLAILTRHRALRLIFQGRRVAGAEILGPEGVVTIAAPRVVLCAGAIHSPAILLRSGIGPGGELQSLGINVLADRGGVGRNLMEHPSIAVSTFLPPSMRVQDRGEHHEQAVWRYSSGLAEAPAGDMHGAILSRSGWHSVGLRMGSIFFWVNKSYSRGWVRLVSSDPGTAPAVNFRMLSDERDLVRLCDALRRGAEVLTDPMLRGRCGPVFPASYTPRVARIARPGLWNALQRGTLSGLLDVAGPLRSALVHSAITMGRTLSGLLADPAALEEFVRANVGGTWHPSGSCRMGRADDAMAVTDSDGGVIGVDGLTVADASIMPTIPCANTNLPTLMIAERIADRLIA; this is encoded by the coding sequence ATGCAGGCCGATGTCGTGATCCTTGGCGGCGGCTCGTCCGGATGCGTCATGGCGGCGCGGCTTTCGGAAGATCCGTCGCGGCGGGTGGTCCTGGTTGAGGCCGGGCGGGACATTTCCGAGGCCGAGATGCCGGACGAAATCCGCAGCCGCTATCCCGGTCGGGCCTATCTGGACCCGCGAAACATCTGGGCGGGCCTTTCAGCCAGCTACGGCCCGTCCGCAGCCAGACGGTACGAACAGGCGCAGATTCTGGGGGGAGGATCGGCGATCAACGCGCTGATGTCGAACCGCGGGGCGCCCTCGGATTACGCGGAATGGGTCGAGGCAGGTGCGACGGGCTGGGGATGGGACGACGTCCTTGCGGTCTTTCGCCGCATCGAAGCCGATCGCGACGAGGACGGGCCATACCATGGCAAGTCCGGCCCTCTGGTCTTGCGCAGGGCATCTGATAGGGCCTTGTCGCCCTTCGTGCGCCACGTGATGGAAACACTTGATGCGCGGGGCCATCCGGTTCGGCCGGACCAGAACGGAGAATGGCAGGACGGAACCTTCCGAGGCGTGACCGCGATCAGCGACAAGGGCGAACGTCAGCCCGCTTCGGTTGTCTGGCTGACGCCGGAGGTGCGACGAAGGCCGAACCTGGCCATCCTGACCCGGCACCGGGCCTTGCGGCTCATCTTCCAAGGGCGGCGGGTCGCCGGGGCCGAAATCCTCGGACCCGAAGGCGTCGTGACGATTGCGGCGCCAAGGGTCGTCCTTTGCGCGGGTGCGATCCACAGCCCGGCGATCCTCTTGCGGTCGGGGATCGGACCGGGCGGCGAATTGCAGTCGCTGGGGATCAATGTCCTTGCGGACCGTGGCGGTGTCGGCCGAAACCTGATGGAACATCCCTCGATCGCGGTTTCGACCTTCCTGCCGCCATCGATGCGGGTGCAGGACCGGGGCGAGCATCACGAACAGGCCGTCTGGCGTTACTCCTCGGGGCTCGCGGAAGCGCCCGCGGGGGACATGCATGGCGCGATCCTTTCACGATCGGGTTGGCATTCGGTCGGCTTGCGCATGGGCAGCATCTTCTTCTGGGTCAACAAATCCTATTCGCGTGGCTGGGTCCGGCTGGTGAGCTCCGATCCCGGCACGGCGCCCGCGGTAAACTTCAGGATGCTTTCGGATGAACGCGACCTGGTCCGACTTTGCGACGCGCTGAGACGCGGGGCCGAGGTGCTGACGGACCCGATGCTCAGAGGGCGGTGCGGACCGGTCTTTCCGGCAAGCTATACCCCGCGTGTTGCGCGCATTGCCCGGCCGGGCCTTTGGAACGCCCTGCAGCGCGGGACGCTCTCGGGGCTTCTGGATGTCGCGGGGCCGTTGCGCTCGGCGCTCGTTCATTCCGCCATCACCATGGGCAGGACGCTCTCGGGGCTGCTTGCCGATCCCGCCGCGCTCGAGGAATTCGTGCGGGCCAATGTCGGCGGAACCTGGCATCCTTCGGGCAGCTGCCGGATGGGTCGCGCAGATGACGCCATGGCGGTGACCGATTCCGATGGAGGCGTGATCGGCGTGGATGGCCTGACTGTCGCGGATGCGTCGATCATGCCGACGATCCCTTGTGCGAATACCAACCTGCCTACATTGATGATTGCCGAAAGGATCGCCGACCGCCTCATCGCCTGA
- a CDS encoding ABC transporter permease has translation MRNLSSTRIALYAFTAIAMIWLMVPILIIAPMSFSSARFLQFPPPGWSLRWYQSLLGDPAWIAAGRVSLIVSVSSALIATVLGTAAAYGLNMARARLAGALQVLLLLPLVVPIVITAVGIFLIYANIGLLATLPGLILANVMLGMPYVITSVLVGLRKFDPAQEMVARSLGMNRPRAFFAVTLPQIRPSVVSGLVFAFISALDETVVAIFIAGGENQTLTKKMFTALRDEIDPTIAALSTLLTAASFLVLAIMSLNLRKR, from the coding sequence ATGCGCAACCTGTCATCCACCCGCATCGCGCTTTATGCCTTCACCGCAATCGCCATGATCTGGCTGATGGTGCCCATCCTCATCATCGCGCCGATGTCCTTTTCCAGTGCGCGTTTCCTGCAGTTTCCGCCGCCGGGCTGGTCGTTGCGCTGGTATCAATCGCTGCTTGGCGACCCGGCATGGATCGCGGCGGGGCGGGTCAGCCTGATCGTCTCGGTCAGCAGCGCGCTGATCGCGACGGTTCTTGGGACTGCGGCGGCCTATGGGCTGAACATGGCGAGGGCACGGCTTGCCGGGGCGCTTCAAGTCCTGTTGCTTTTGCCGCTGGTCGTGCCCATCGTCATCACGGCCGTCGGCATTTTCCTGATCTATGCCAATATCGGCCTGCTCGCGACGCTGCCGGGGCTGATCCTCGCCAACGTCATGCTGGGCATGCCCTATGTCATCACCTCTGTTCTTGTCGGTCTGCGGAAGTTCGATCCGGCACAGGAAATGGTCGCGCGCAGCCTGGGCATGAACCGCCCGCGCGCCTTTTTCGCCGTGACCCTGCCGCAAATCCGGCCCTCGGTCGTCTCTGGCCTGGTCTTTGCCTTCATCTCGGCCCTGGATGAGACGGTCGTCGCGATCTTCATCGCCGGGGGCGAAAACCAGACGCTGACAAAGAAGATGTTCACCGCGCTGCGCGACGAGATCGACCCGACCATCGCCGCGCTCAGCACCTTGCTGACGGCGGCCAGCTTTCTTGTCCTTGCGATCATGTCGCTGAACCTGCGGAAGCGCTGA
- a CDS encoding ABC transporter permease, translating to MSDSPEVLHERREQRLVLALLAPALAVVALLMIAPLLWLAWQSIRDADGFTLAHYGRFLTDGIYLTAFLQTFRIAFIVTAAALLIGYPIAYVAAHATRGWQMLILATVLLPFWTSVLVRAYAWLILLQRRGIVNSMLIKAGIIEQPLALVNNEFGTIMATIHILLPFMVLPLFAAMQKIPPELKMAGSSLGGQPGFVFRHVYLPLSVPGIVAGSVLVFVLTLGFYITPELLGGGRAFMVSMLVARNIEIYHEWGAASSISIVLLVCVFLIFKLASRLIPFDRIMGVR from the coding sequence GTGAGCGACAGTCCCGAAGTTCTGCACGAAAGGCGCGAACAGCGTCTCGTGCTTGCCCTGCTGGCCCCTGCCCTGGCCGTCGTGGCCTTGCTGATGATCGCGCCGCTGCTCTGGCTGGCGTGGCAATCGATCCGCGACGCCGACGGCTTCACGCTGGCGCATTATGGCCGCTTCCTGACCGATGGGATCTACCTGACGGCCTTTCTGCAAACCTTCCGGATAGCCTTCATCGTGACCGCCGCGGCTTTGCTCATCGGCTATCCAATCGCCTATGTGGCGGCCCATGCAACGCGGGGCTGGCAGATGCTGATCCTTGCGACGGTGCTCTTGCCGTTCTGGACCTCGGTTCTGGTGCGGGCCTATGCCTGGCTGATCCTGCTGCAAAGGCGGGGCATCGTAAATTCGATGCTGATCAAGGCAGGGATCATCGAGCAACCGCTGGCCCTGGTGAACAATGAATTCGGCACGATCATGGCGACCATCCACATCCTGCTGCCCTTCATGGTCCTGCCGCTGTTCGCGGCCATGCAGAAGATCCCGCCCGAACTCAAGATGGCTGGCTCCAGCCTTGGCGGACAGCCGGGTTTTGTCTTTCGCCATGTCTATCTTCCGCTATCCGTTCCGGGGATCGTCGCGGGTTCCGTGCTGGTCTTCGTGCTGACCTTGGGCTTCTATATCACGCCGGAACTCCTGGGCGGCGGGCGCGCCTTCATGGTGTCGATGCTGGTCGCGCGCAATATCGAGATCTACCACGAATGGGGCGCTGCCAGTTCCATCAGCATCGTGCTGCTGGTCTGCGTCTTCCTGATCTTCAAGCTTGCCAGCCGCCTGATCCCCTTCGACCGCATCATGGGGGTGCGATAA
- a CDS encoding ABC transporter substrate-binding protein — MKYRYFRLGLTASALAFAAAAHAEEVVFVSQGGAYQEAQTKAILDPVSEKTGITIKQDSSPDAWPQLRTQTETGKPIWDVVDTPTKDCLRGGEQGMIEKFDLAKMPNVAAMPAEYRSDYSVAYEFYSSVLAYNPDAFPNGAPQSWADFWNVEKFPGTRALRNHPLATLEAALLADGVKPDEMYPLDVDRAFKKLEQIKPSINVWWTSGAQSAQLLADGEADIVMAWNGRVSAVKAEGAPVDFTYNEGMLQYTSLCILKGAPNAETAVKFVDAALDPEIQANFPAYIDYGPANPKAYETGKITPERAAEMPSSPDNAAKQVLVSTEWWASPAGDDAMARWAAFIQQ, encoded by the coding sequence ATGAAATACCGGTATTTCAGACTGGGCCTGACCGCCTCTGCCCTGGCTTTTGCCGCCGCGGCTCATGCTGAGGAAGTTGTATTCGTGAGCCAGGGCGGCGCCTATCAGGAGGCTCAGACGAAGGCGATCCTGGACCCGGTCAGCGAAAAGACGGGTATCACCATCAAGCAGGACAGCAGTCCCGATGCCTGGCCGCAGCTTCGCACCCAGACCGAGACCGGCAAGCCCATTTGGGATGTGGTGGACACACCGACCAAGGACTGTCTGCGCGGCGGGGAACAGGGCATGATCGAAAAATTCGACCTGGCCAAGATGCCGAATGTCGCGGCCATGCCTGCCGAGTATCGCAGCGACTATTCGGTCGCATATGAATTCTATTCCAGCGTGCTTGCCTACAATCCCGACGCCTTTCCGAATGGCGCCCCGCAAAGCTGGGCCGATTTCTGGAATGTCGAGAAATTCCCGGGCACACGGGCCTTGCGAAACCATCCGCTTGCCACGCTTGAGGCGGCGCTGCTGGCCGACGGCGTGAAGCCCGATGAAATGTATCCGCTGGACGTCGACCGCGCCTTCAAGAAGCTCGAGCAGATCAAGCCCAGCATCAATGTCTGGTGGACATCGGGCGCGCAATCGGCCCAGCTTCTGGCGGATGGCGAGGCCGATATCGTGATGGCCTGGAATGGCCGCGTCTCGGCCGTAAAGGCCGAAGGCGCGCCGGTGGATTTCACCTATAACGAGGGGATGCTGCAATACACCTCGCTTTGCATCCTCAAGGGTGCGCCGAATGCCGAGACGGCGGTGAAATTCGTCGATGCGGCGCTCGACCCAGAAATCCAGGCGAACTTCCCGGCCTATATCGACTACGGCCCTGCCAATCCGAAAGCCTACGAGACCGGCAAGATCACGCCCGAGCGGGCGGCCGAAATGCCTTCCTCGCCTGACAACGCCGCCAAGCAGGTGCTCGTCTCGACCGAGTGGTGGGCCTCGCCCGCTGGGGATGATGCGATGGCCCGCTGGGCCGCGTTCATCCAGCAATGA
- a CDS encoding NAD(P)/FAD-dependent oxidoreductase, with the protein MSADVAIIGAGYTGLSTARYLAASGVEPVVIEASRIGWGASGRNGGVVSGKFRIGFAEMARRWDLETARRMHDLGIEAIDHVGETIEELGIKGADYRPTGSLRCAHNQVALDALRAEADWLTGTLGDQAISMLGPEEMKAETGSRDFPGGMLNRHGGVIHPLNYVLGMARALAGQGIRIYCETPVTRLGRTADGIELHTDRGVVRARQVVIATNGYSDLTPATDAVRRRLIPFRSAMIATELLDRPMLEHDRSYTETRRMMRWFRKAGGRLVYGGRGAFGKADSAAAFAALEKAMRRQFPQLAGVAVTHRWSGLVGMTMDSLPHLSRLDDRVTFSLGYNGTGVALASMIGRHAARMVLGQKTDAGLLTSEALRPVPFYEIREPAVRLVAGYYQFLDAIGR; encoded by the coding sequence GTGAGTGCCGATGTCGCCATCATCGGGGCGGGCTATACCGGCCTGTCGACGGCCCGCTACCTTGCCGCCTCGGGGGTTGAGCCGGTGGTCATCGAGGCCAGCCGGATCGGCTGGGGGGCATCGGGGCGCAATGGTGGCGTCGTGTCCGGCAAGTTCCGCATCGGCTTTGCCGAGATGGCGCGGCGCTGGGACCTGGAAACGGCACGGCGCATGCATGACCTCGGGATCGAGGCCATCGACCATGTCGGCGAAACCATCGAGGAACTGGGGATCAAGGGGGCGGATTACCGCCCCACCGGATCGCTGCGCTGCGCCCATAACCAGGTCGCACTGGATGCGCTGAGGGCCGAGGCGGACTGGTTGACCGGCACGTTGGGCGATCAGGCGATCTCGATGCTGGGGCCCGAGGAAATGAAGGCCGAAACCGGTTCCCGGGATTTTCCGGGCGGCATGCTGAACCGCCATGGCGGCGTCATACATCCACTGAACTATGTTCTGGGGATGGCGCGGGCGCTGGCGGGGCAGGGGATACGCATCTACTGCGAGACGCCGGTGACCCGGCTTGGCCGGACGGCCGACGGGATCGAACTTCACACCGATCGCGGCGTGGTTCGGGCGCGGCAGGTGGTGATCGCGACGAACGGCTATTCCGACCTGACGCCCGCGACCGATGCCGTCAGAAGGCGGCTGATCCCGTTTCGGTCGGCAATGATCGCGACCGAGCTGCTGGATCGGCCCATGCTGGAGCACGACCGCAGCTATACCGAGACGCGGCGCATGATGCGCTGGTTTCGGAAGGCGGGGGGGCGGCTTGTCTATGGCGGTCGTGGGGCCTTCGGCAAGGCGGACAGCGCCGCGGCATTCGCCGCGCTGGAAAAGGCAATGCGACGCCAGTTTCCACAGCTTGCCGGTGTCGCGGTCACGCATCGCTGGTCGGGGCTTGTCGGCATGACCATGGACAGCCTGCCGCATCTGTCCCGGCTGGACGATCGGGTGACATTCTCGCTTGGCTACAATGGAACCGGGGTCGCGTTGGCCAGCATGATCGGGCGGCACGCCGCGCGGATGGTGCTGGGCCAGAAGACCGATGCGGGTCTTCTGACCTCAGAGGCCCTGCGGCCCGTTCCATTTTACGAAATCCGTGAACCCGCCGTCCGGCTGGTTGCGGGCTACTACCAGTTTCTCGATGCCATCGGCCGCTAA
- a CDS encoding HAD-IA family hydrolase — MKLTDFKVLTFDVVGTLIDFESGILNAVRKLGGEKAAAASDYEIFEPYLRGRDKFYGRSSFAMKDVYLSLANEAGFDTSEATADAFQLACLRWPAFSDSVEALARLRKHFRLVAMTNADRTAFTAYAHTLGNPFHDGVTCDETGVAKPDPRFFSFNLGRQSAFGYKQSEILHVAQSQHHDIGVAREQGYTTCWIERRAGLEGFGGTPIPKQVTKPDFHFTCLKDLADAVEAEKATSLSAAA; from the coding sequence ATGAAACTGACCGATTTCAAGGTGCTGACCTTCGACGTGGTCGGGACGCTGATCGATTTCGAAAGCGGCATCCTGAACGCCGTGCGCAAGCTGGGCGGCGAGAAGGCCGCGGCGGCAAGCGATTACGAGATCTTCGAGCCCTATCTGCGCGGGCGCGACAAGTTCTATGGCCGGTCATCCTTCGCGATGAAGGATGTCTATCTTTCGCTGGCGAACGAGGCGGGTTTCGATACGTCTGAAGCGACCGCGGATGCGTTCCAGCTTGCCTGCCTGCGCTGGCCCGCATTTTCGGATTCCGTCGAGGCCTTGGCCCGCCTGCGCAAGCATTTCCGGCTGGTGGCCATGACCAATGCGGACCGGACCGCGTTCACCGCCTATGCCCACACGCTGGGCAATCCCTTCCATGACGGGGTGACCTGCGATGAAACCGGCGTCGCGAAGCCGGACCCGCGCTTCTTCTCGTTCAATCTCGGCCGGCAATCGGCATTCGGCTACAAGCAGTCCGAGATCCTGCATGTCGCCCAAAGCCAGCACCACGATATCGGCGTCGCCCGTGAACAGGGTTACACGACCTGCTGGATCGAACGTCGCGCGGGTCTGGAAGGCTTCGGCGGGACGCCGATCCCGAAACAGGTCACGAAGCCCGATTTCCACTTCACCTGCCTCAAGGATCTCGCGGATGCGGTCGAGGCGGAAAAGGCCACGTCCTTGAGCGCGGCGGCCTGA
- a CDS encoding ABC transporter ATP-binding protein: protein MASPVEHEKIGVSIRNATKAYGKFLALDNVSLDVAPNEFLSILGPSGSGKTTCLGLLGGFVQPTSGQILLGERDITFEPPHRRDIGIVFQNYALFPHMTVGENITFPLRARRMPKADWPAKLQSALAMVDLKGYEDRAISALSGGQRQRVALARAMIFEPRLILMDEPLSALDKQLRENMQIELKALHEKLSATIIYVTHDQREALTMSDRVAVMRNGRIVQLAPPQELHDHPADSFVAGFIGEATILPVRRAGGNRISLAGVELVSARPLPKEGGLNLVLHSEKLVLGEEGGLNAIPVTIRDTLYQGESYRIFARLDSGEELSLRLPANHGGRALLRGPGERLVLHLHPDDTIVVPDAADATRQPASNN, encoded by the coding sequence ATGGCAAGCCCCGTTGAACACGAGAAGATCGGCGTCTCGATCCGCAATGCGACAAAGGCCTATGGCAAGTTCCTGGCGCTTGACAACGTGAGCCTTGATGTCGCGCCGAACGAGTTCCTGTCGATCCTCGGGCCGTCGGGTTCAGGCAAGACGACCTGTCTCGGGCTGCTCGGCGGATTTGTCCAGCCGACCTCGGGGCAGATCCTTCTGGGTGAGCGGGACATTACATTCGAGCCGCCGCACCGGCGCGACATCGGCATTGTCTTTCAGAATTACGCGCTGTTTCCACACATGACGGTGGGCGAGAATATCACCTTTCCGCTGCGCGCGCGTCGCATGCCCAAGGCCGACTGGCCGGCGAAACTGCAATCGGCGCTCGCGATGGTCGACCTGAAGGGTTACGAGGATCGGGCGATTTCCGCCTTGTCGGGCGGGCAGCGCCAGCGCGTCGCATTGGCCCGTGCCATGATCTTCGAGCCGAGGCTGATCCTGATGGACGAACCGCTTTCGGCGCTGGACAAGCAGCTTCGCGAAAACATGCAGATCGAGTTGAAGGCCCTGCACGAAAAGCTTTCCGCGACGATCATCTATGTGACCCATGACCAGCGCGAGGCGCTGACCATGTCGGATCGCGTCGCGGTGATGCGCAACGGGCGGATCGTCCAGCTTGCGCCGCCTCAGGAATTGCACGACCACCCGGCCGACAGCTTTGTCGCCGGCTTCATCGGCGAGGCGACGATTCTTCCGGTGCGCCGCGCGGGGGGAAACCGAATTTCCCTTGCCGGGGTCGAACTGGTCAGCGCGCGCCCCTTGCCGAAGGAAGGCGGGCTGAACCTCGTGCTGCATTCCGAGAAACTGGTTCTGGGCGAAGAGGGCGGTCTTAACGCCATTCCCGTCACGATCCGAGACACTCTCTACCAGGGCGAAAGCTACCGCATCTTTGCGCGGCTCGACAGCGGCGAGGAACTGAGCCTTCGCCTGCCGGCGAACCACGGTGGCAGAGCCCTTTTGCGGGGGCCCGGCGAAAGGCTGGTCCTGCACCTGCACCCCGATGACACGATCGTAGTCCCAGACGCTGCGGATGCGACGCGCCAACCTGCTTCGAACAACTGA